In Rhodococcus rhodochrous, a single genomic region encodes these proteins:
- the hrcA gene encoding heat-inducible transcriptional repressor HrcA, which yields MSSTEERRFKVLRAIVADYVSTKEPIGSKTLVDRHNLGVSSATVRNDMAVLEAEGYITQTHTSSGRVPTDKGYRQFVDRIAEVKPLSSAERRAILQFLESGVDLDDVLRRAVRLLAQLTRQVAVVQYPTLSASSVRHLEVVGLTPARLLLVLITDSGRVDQRIVELGDVIDEDGLSRLRELLGGALTGKRLAAASIAVTELADNAPDDLRDALIRCTTVLVETLVEHPEERLVLGGTANLTRNAADFDGHGMVPGSLRTVLEALEEQVVVLKLLASSQDAGRVTVRIGEETQFEEMRTTSVVSTGYGAAGTVFGGLGVLGPTRMDYPGTIASVATVARYIGEVLGER from the coding sequence TTGTCGAGTACCGAGGAGCGAAGATTCAAGGTCTTGCGCGCCATCGTGGCGGATTACGTGTCCACCAAGGAGCCGATCGGCTCCAAGACTCTCGTCGACCGGCACAACCTCGGTGTGTCCAGCGCCACGGTCCGCAACGACATGGCTGTGCTCGAGGCAGAGGGATACATCACACAGACCCATACGAGCTCGGGACGCGTGCCCACCGACAAGGGCTACCGCCAGTTCGTCGACAGGATCGCGGAGGTCAAGCCGCTCTCGTCGGCCGAGCGCCGCGCGATCCTGCAGTTCCTCGAATCGGGCGTCGACCTCGACGACGTGCTGCGACGCGCGGTGCGGTTGCTCGCGCAGCTCACCCGTCAGGTGGCGGTCGTGCAGTACCCGACGCTGTCGGCGTCGTCCGTGCGTCACCTCGAGGTGGTCGGGCTGACACCGGCGCGGCTGCTGCTCGTGCTCATCACCGATTCGGGCCGCGTCGATCAGCGCATCGTCGAACTCGGCGACGTGATCGACGAGGACGGCCTGTCGCGGCTGCGTGAGCTGCTCGGCGGGGCGTTGACCGGCAAGCGGCTCGCCGCCGCGTCCATCGCGGTCACCGAACTCGCCGACAACGCACCGGACGATCTGCGCGACGCGCTGATCCGGTGCACCACCGTGCTGGTCGAGACCCTCGTCGAGCACCCCGAGGAGCGTCTCGTGCTCGGCGGCACGGCCAATCTCACCCGCAACGCCGCCGACTTCGACGGCCACGGCATGGTGCCGGGCTCGTTGCGCACGGTCCTCGAAGCCCTCGAGGAACAGGTGGTGGTGCTCAAACTGCTCGCGTCCAGCCAGGACGCCGGCCGGGTCACCGTCCGCATCGGTGAGGAGACCCAGTTCGAGGAGATGCGCACCACCTCGGTCGTGTCCACCGGTTACGGGGCCGCGGGTACGGTCTTCGGTGGTCTGGGAGTGCTCGGCCCCACCCGGATGGACTATCCGGGAACCATCGCATCGGTCGCCACCGTTGCGAGATATATCGGTGAGGTGCTCGGCGAACGCTGA
- a CDS encoding alpha/beta hydrolase family protein, which yields MARTKIAYGTHSQQFGHVFLPDPATVTGPVPVAMVVHGGSWHGRYQLTLGTALSVELARRGVVAWNVEYRRLEAGGAWDEMSADVVAAYETIFTEVVPHAQRGGVEVDPDRVRLVGHSAGGQLAVWLAGESTSVRPEFVVSQAGALDLVTAGERGRRVEAFEALFGVSYADAPERYRSASPTHRPPIGVPVAVLHGTADEQVPVSVAHRYVDAADAAGDPVLLELFDGEDHVAFLNRTTRAWERSLDLLTARSAADLGFAAGARVESAGE from the coding sequence TTGGCTCGTACGAAGATTGCCTACGGCACCCACTCGCAGCAGTTCGGGCACGTCTTCCTGCCCGACCCCGCGACGGTGACGGGGCCCGTTCCCGTCGCGATGGTCGTCCACGGCGGTTCGTGGCACGGCCGCTACCAGCTAACCCTCGGCACGGCGCTTTCCGTGGAACTCGCGCGTCGCGGTGTGGTGGCGTGGAACGTCGAGTACCGACGTCTCGAGGCCGGTGGCGCGTGGGACGAGATGTCCGCCGATGTGGTCGCGGCGTACGAGACGATTTTCACCGAGGTGGTTCCGCATGCGCAGCGCGGCGGTGTCGAGGTCGATCCCGACCGTGTGCGGCTCGTCGGTCACTCGGCGGGAGGCCAGCTGGCGGTGTGGCTCGCGGGTGAGAGCACGTCGGTGCGACCGGAATTCGTGGTCTCGCAGGCGGGTGCGCTCGACCTCGTCACGGCCGGTGAGCGTGGTCGTCGCGTGGAGGCGTTCGAGGCGCTCTTCGGTGTGTCCTACGCGGATGCGCCCGAGCGTTACCGGTCGGCCTCACCGACGCACCGCCCGCCGATCGGTGTGCCGGTCGCGGTGCTGCACGGCACCGCCGACGAACAGGTGCCGGTGAGCGTCGCGCACCGTTACGTCGACGCGGCCGACGCGGCGGGGGATCCGGTGTTGCTGGAACTGTTCGACGGCGAGGATCACGTCGCTTTCCTGAACCGGACCACCCGCGCCTGGGAACGATCGCTCGACCTGCTCACCGCCCGTTCAGCTGCCGATCTGGGCTTCGCTGCGGGCGCGCGTGTGGAGTCCGCGGGGGAGTAG
- the dnaJ gene encoding molecular chaperone DnaJ: protein MARDYYGTLGVSKNATDQEIKRAYRKLAREHHPDVNPDESAQKRFQEISAAYEVLSDPEKRRIVDLGGDPLEPGGGGAGGFGGAGFGGGLGDVFEAFFGGGAGGSRGPRGRVQPGADSLLRTRLTLEECARGVTKTVTVDTAILCDACTGSGTHGDSKPVRCETCGGAGEVQSVQRSFLGQVMTSRPCPTCRGVGETIPDPCRKCGGDGRVRARREITVKVPAGVGNGMRIRLAAQGEVGPGGGPAGDLYVEVLEQQHEVFVRDGDDLHCTIRVPMVDAALGTKVTVETILDGPTEITIDPGTQPGSVSVLRGHGMPKLRSGTRGDLHAHLEVVVPSKLDHKQTKLLEDLRRHSDREHVEVVTTGSQNTGGLFSRLRDAFSAR from the coding sequence GTGGCACGGGACTACTACGGGACGCTCGGCGTGTCCAAGAACGCGACCGACCAGGAGATCAAACGGGCGTACCGCAAGTTGGCGCGCGAGCACCACCCGGATGTGAACCCCGACGAGTCGGCGCAGAAGCGTTTCCAGGAGATCTCGGCCGCCTACGAGGTGCTGTCGGATCCCGAGAAGCGACGCATCGTCGACCTCGGCGGCGACCCGCTCGAACCCGGTGGCGGCGGTGCGGGCGGCTTCGGCGGTGCCGGATTCGGTGGCGGCCTCGGCGACGTCTTCGAGGCGTTCTTCGGTGGCGGCGCCGGCGGTTCCCGCGGTCCGCGCGGCCGAGTCCAGCCCGGCGCCGACTCGCTGCTCCGGACCCGCCTGACCCTCGAGGAATGCGCCCGCGGCGTCACCAAGACGGTCACTGTCGACACCGCGATCCTGTGCGACGCGTGCACCGGTTCCGGTACCCACGGAGACTCGAAGCCCGTGCGCTGCGAGACGTGCGGCGGTGCCGGTGAGGTCCAGTCCGTCCAGCGTTCGTTCCTCGGCCAGGTCATGACGTCCCGTCCGTGCCCCACCTGCCGCGGTGTCGGCGAGACGATCCCGGATCCCTGCCGCAAGTGCGGCGGCGACGGCCGCGTGCGTGCCCGCCGCGAGATCACCGTCAAGGTGCCCGCCGGTGTCGGCAACGGGATGCGCATCCGCCTCGCGGCCCAGGGCGAGGTCGGCCCCGGCGGCGGCCCCGCCGGCGATCTCTACGTCGAGGTGCTCGAACAGCAGCACGAGGTCTTCGTGCGCGACGGCGACGACCTGCACTGCACCATCCGCGTGCCCATGGTCGACGCTGCGCTCGGCACCAAGGTGACCGTCGAGACCATCCTCGACGGTCCCACCGAGATCACCATCGATCCCGGCACCCAGCCCGGTTCGGTCTCGGTCCTGCGCGGCCACGGCATGCCGAAGCTGCGCTCGGGTACCCGTGGCGATCTGCACGCGCACCTCGAGGTCGTGGTGCCGAGCAAGCTCGATCACAAGCAGACGAAGCTGCTCGAGGACCTGCGTCGGCACAGCGACCGGGAGCACGTCGAGGTCGTGACCACGGGTTCGCAGAACACCGGCGGTCTGTTCTCGCGCCTGCGCGACGCGTTCAGCGCCCGCTAG
- a CDS encoding serine/threonine-protein kinase, whose product MGSATGRGTGETFGRYELQTRLGQGGMGQVWCAFDSVTDRQVAVKVLPPELADDAGYRARFDREARAVSKLRHPNVVPIHNFGEIDGRLYIDMALLEGEDLGTVLRREGSLPLDRTVRVIGQVAAALDAAHDSGLVHRDVKPANIVLHPSGHTYLIDFGIAHADGQTALTRDAGAIGTLAYMAPERFDGRSGPGSDIYALTCVLFQCLTGRPPFAADSTAQHIASHLTKPPPRPTGLVPGLPAALDGVVARGMAKRVEDRYRRAGELAEDLARSAMDRRPPRGAPVPLRKVRSGPPPTAVIPPTAVNPPDFPNTPDFPSPASMGPPPPPPTRAPRRGAVVALAVAAAVLVLGAVLAFVLGRDTGDSSAVATSPISTETSTPPTAPSSPESATSESPPSFERMATFVRDYYGLLPDDTEQAWALFDPHYAEKVGRAGFDEFWPTIRSVSVGAVEPRDASSVIVTLTFVTVDGRTESEKRWVSVAENRGRLSVYDSERIGAA is encoded by the coding sequence ATGGGCAGTGCGACGGGCCGTGGCACGGGCGAGACGTTCGGTCGCTACGAGCTGCAGACCCGGCTCGGTCAGGGCGGGATGGGCCAGGTGTGGTGCGCATTCGACTCGGTCACCGATCGTCAGGTCGCGGTCAAGGTCCTGCCGCCGGAACTCGCCGACGACGCCGGATACCGCGCGCGTTTCGATCGTGAGGCCCGGGCCGTCTCCAAGCTCCGCCATCCGAACGTCGTCCCGATCCACAATTTCGGTGAGATCGACGGTCGGCTGTACATCGACATGGCCCTGCTCGAGGGCGAGGATCTCGGCACCGTCCTGAGACGTGAGGGCTCTTTGCCGCTCGACCGCACCGTGCGTGTGATCGGGCAGGTCGCTGCGGCTCTCGACGCCGCACACGATTCCGGATTGGTACACCGGGACGTCAAACCGGCCAACATCGTGCTGCACCCCAGCGGCCATACCTATCTGATCGACTTCGGGATCGCGCATGCCGACGGCCAGACCGCCCTCACGCGCGACGCCGGGGCGATCGGCACGCTCGCGTACATGGCCCCGGAACGCTTCGACGGCCGATCCGGACCGGGTTCCGACATCTACGCGCTGACCTGCGTGTTGTTCCAGTGCCTCACCGGACGGCCACCGTTCGCCGCCGACAGCACCGCCCAGCACATCGCGTCCCATCTGACGAAACCGCCGCCGCGCCCGACCGGCCTCGTGCCGGGCCTCCCCGCCGCGCTGGACGGTGTCGTCGCACGCGGGATGGCCAAACGGGTCGAGGATCGGTATCGCCGTGCCGGTGAACTCGCCGAGGATCTGGCCCGGAGCGCGATGGATCGGCGGCCGCCGCGAGGGGCGCCGGTCCCGCTCCGGAAGGTCCGATCCGGACCGCCGCCTACGGCAGTGATCCCGCCGACCGCGGTGAACCCGCCGGACTTCCCGAACACACCGGACTTCCCGAGCCCGGCCTCGATGGGGCCTCCTCCCCCACCGCCGACGCGTGCGCCGCGCCGTGGTGCGGTCGTGGCACTCGCGGTCGCCGCCGCGGTGCTCGTACTGGGGGCGGTGCTCGCCTTCGTCCTCGGGCGGGACACCGGCGACTCGTCAGCCGTTGCCACGAGTCCGATATCGACGGAGACCTCGACGCCCCCCACCGCGCCGTCCTCACCCGAATCGGCCACGTCCGAGTCGCCGCCGAGCTTCGAACGCATGGCGACCTTCGTGCGGGACTACTACGGGTTGCTCCCGGACGACACCGAACAGGCCTGGGCGCTGTTCGATCCCCACTACGCGGAGAAGGTCGGCCGGGCCGGATTCGACGAGTTCTGGCCGACGATCCGGTCCGTCTCGGTGGGCGCCGTGGAACCCCGCGATGCGTCGAGTGTGATCGTCACCCTCACGTTCGTCACCGTCGACGGCCGGACCGAATCCGAAAAGCGCTGGGTGTCCGTGGCCGAGAACCGCGGGCGGCTGTCGGTCTACGACTCGGAGCGAATCGGAGCAGCCTGA
- a CDS encoding 16S rRNA (uracil(1498)-N(3))-methyltransferase has translation MAATLFYLDPLPDEGRTAVLDGKEGRHAATVRRIAVGERLVLSDGAGQVADVEVTAVAKDRLEALVLDRRVVDPPRPSVTVVQALPKSDRSELAVELATEAGADEFVPWQSARCVARWDAKADKGVAKWQAVATAAAKQSRRAHVPTVAGLHRTPEVVARVRSAVERGDVVAVLHESATIPFADLPVRDADSLTLIVGPEGGLDDAEVETLVDAGAVAVGLGPTVLRTSTAAAVALGAIGVLTDRWRARPLH, from the coding sequence GTGGCCGCGACACTGTTCTACCTCGACCCGCTGCCCGACGAGGGGCGCACGGCCGTCCTCGACGGCAAGGAGGGCCGGCACGCCGCGACGGTGCGTCGCATCGCGGTCGGCGAGCGGCTCGTGTTGTCCGACGGTGCCGGGCAGGTCGCCGACGTCGAGGTCACGGCGGTGGCGAAGGACCGGCTCGAAGCGCTCGTGCTCGATCGTCGCGTCGTCGACCCGCCGCGTCCGAGCGTGACCGTCGTGCAGGCGCTGCCGAAGTCCGACCGGTCCGAACTCGCCGTCGAGCTGGCCACCGAGGCCGGTGCCGACGAGTTCGTGCCGTGGCAGTCGGCGCGGTGCGTCGCGCGGTGGGATGCCAAGGCGGACAAGGGTGTTGCCAAGTGGCAGGCGGTCGCGACCGCCGCGGCGAAGCAGTCGCGGCGCGCGCACGTGCCGACGGTCGCGGGGTTGCACCGCACGCCCGAGGTCGTCGCCCGGGTCCGGTCGGCCGTCGAGCGCGGCGACGTCGTCGCGGTGCTCCACGAATCCGCCACCATCCCCTTCGCTGATCTGCCGGTGCGCGATGCCGATTCGTTGACGTTGATCGTCGGTCCCGAAGGGGGACTCGACGACGCGGAGGTCGAGACCCTCGTCGATGCGGGCGCGGTGGCCGTCGGCCTCGGCCCCACGGTGCTGCGCACCTCGACCGCGGCGGCCGTGGCACTCGGCGCGATCGGTGTGCTGACCGACCGGTGGCGTGCTCGGCCCTTGCACTAG
- the hemW gene encoding radical SAM family heme chaperone HemW has translation MGRRTGTEIGIAGRPAGLELPASALAGVGTRPFGVYVHVPFCATRCGYCDFNTYTAGELGSAASPQSWLEGLRRELDAGARLLSESGRRTPAAETVFVGGGTPSLLGADGLAQVLDAIRDSFGLAPGAEVTTESNPESTSTEFFSSIREAGYTRVSLGMQSAAPHVLAVLDRTHTPGRPVAAAKEARAAGFGHVNLDLIYGTPGERDTDLDASLDAVLEAGVDHVSAYALIVEDGTALARRVRRGELPAPDDDVLASRYERIDARLADAGMTWYEVSNWAKSDDPSARCAHNLGYWDGGDWWGAGPGAHSHVGGVRWWNVKHPARYASTLADGVLPVGGSEHLTAEDRHTELVMLTVRLRTGLPLSELEDGEREAAETVVADGLAVVRDDHLVLTDRGRLLADAVVRTILLGADD, from the coding sequence ATCGGTCGACGCACCGGCACGGAAATCGGTATCGCGGGTCGTCCGGCCGGTCTCGAACTTCCCGCTTCGGCACTCGCCGGCGTGGGGACACGACCGTTCGGCGTGTACGTGCACGTGCCCTTCTGTGCGACCCGCTGCGGCTACTGCGACTTCAACACCTACACCGCCGGGGAACTCGGCAGCGCGGCCTCGCCGCAGTCCTGGCTCGAGGGTCTGCGCCGCGAACTCGACGCCGGTGCCCGGCTGCTGTCCGAATCCGGACGACGGACTCCCGCCGCCGAGACGGTCTTCGTCGGCGGCGGAACACCCTCGCTGCTCGGCGCGGACGGTCTCGCGCAAGTGCTCGACGCGATCCGCGACTCGTTCGGGCTCGCTCCCGGCGCCGAGGTGACCACCGAATCGAACCCGGAGTCGACCTCCACGGAGTTCTTCTCGTCGATCCGCGAGGCCGGATACACCCGCGTGTCGCTCGGCATGCAGTCCGCCGCGCCGCACGTGCTGGCGGTCCTCGACCGCACCCACACGCCCGGACGTCCGGTCGCGGCGGCGAAGGAAGCGCGCGCGGCCGGCTTCGGCCACGTCAACCTCGATCTGATCTACGGCACTCCCGGCGAGCGCGACACCGATCTCGACGCCTCCCTCGACGCCGTGCTCGAAGCGGGTGTCGACCACGTCTCGGCTTACGCGCTCATCGTCGAGGACGGCACCGCCCTCGCTCGCCGGGTCCGGCGCGGCGAACTGCCGGCCCCGGACGACGACGTGCTCGCCTCGCGGTACGAGCGGATCGACGCGCGGCTCGCCGACGCCGGGATGACCTGGTACGAGGTGTCGAACTGGGCGAAGTCCGACGATCCGTCGGCGCGGTGCGCCCACAACCTCGGCTACTGGGACGGCGGCGACTGGTGGGGCGCCGGGCCGGGCGCGCACAGCCATGTCGGCGGTGTTCGCTGGTGGAACGTCAAGCATCCCGCCCGCTACGCGTCGACCCTCGCCGACGGAGTCCTGCCCGTCGGGGGCAGCGAACACCTCACGGCCGAGGACCGGCACACCGAACTCGTGATGCTCACGGTGCGGCTGCGCACGGGCCTGCCGTTGTCGGAACTCGAGGACGGGGAGCGCGAAGCGGCGGAGACGGTGGTCGCCGACGGTCTCGCCGTGGTGCGCGACGACCATCTGGTGCTGACCGACCGGGGCAGGCTGCTCGCCGACGCGGTGGTCCGCACCATCCTGCTCGGCGCGGACGACTGA
- a CDS encoding MFS transporter, giving the protein MTTAVTPAGGTAAKEPYRLRWAGLAVLCLSLLIVVMANTSLIVAAPGMLRDLQLTSADMQWIIDGYTVPYAALMLLFGVLGDRYGRRRALLAGLIAFAAGAVYGSFADSAGDVIVARIVMGVGAAVIMPATLSLLVAMFPVHERARAIAAWAATSGLAIALGPLLAGWLLESNSWGSTFLINVPIAALAAIAALILVPASKADDLTRTDWVGGALSVAALGGIVYTIIEGFHFGWGTGVIATSIGSVVAAVLFVGWELRHPRPLLDVRRVADRTVGGACMSVLLLFLVAFGAIYFVAQQFQFVLGYGPLETGLRLLPLAATVSLGAALSGRLAPRLGARILVGAGMIAAAAGILTLTVTDGASGFTPFLISLLLLGLGIGLATPPSTDLIMGGFPDSDLGAAGGLNDTAVEFGGSLGIAVLGSILATTYHREISGFLDGLPLANLPDPMADQAAMAIEAAGDSVGGAAIVAEELAANPFAASYAQPLLDASSAAFAQAISSASLVAGIVLLVGAAAVTALLPRGLHTRARSEAQIGS; this is encoded by the coding sequence ATGACCACTGCCGTCACCCCCGCAGGAGGGACCGCAGCGAAGGAACCCTATCGGCTGCGCTGGGCAGGACTCGCGGTGCTGTGCCTGAGCCTCCTCATCGTCGTGATGGCCAACACCTCACTGATCGTCGCCGCCCCCGGGATGCTGCGCGACCTGCAGCTCACCAGCGCCGACATGCAGTGGATCATCGACGGCTACACCGTCCCCTACGCCGCGCTGATGCTGCTGTTCGGTGTGCTCGGCGATCGCTACGGGCGACGCCGCGCGTTGCTGGCAGGCCTGATCGCCTTCGCCGCCGGCGCGGTCTACGGATCGTTCGCCGACAGCGCCGGTGACGTGATCGTCGCGCGCATCGTCATGGGTGTGGGCGCCGCCGTGATCATGCCCGCGACGCTGTCGCTGCTCGTCGCGATGTTCCCCGTGCACGAGCGTGCCCGTGCGATCGCGGCCTGGGCGGCTACGTCCGGGCTCGCGATCGCACTGGGCCCCCTGCTCGCCGGATGGCTCCTCGAATCGAACTCGTGGGGTTCGACCTTCCTCATCAACGTGCCGATCGCGGCGCTCGCCGCCATCGCGGCCCTGATCCTCGTACCGGCGTCGAAGGCGGACGATCTCACCCGCACCGACTGGGTCGGCGGTGCCCTGTCGGTCGCTGCTCTCGGCGGAATCGTCTACACCATCATCGAGGGATTCCACTTCGGTTGGGGTACCGGGGTGATCGCCACCTCGATCGGCTCGGTGGTCGCCGCCGTCCTGTTCGTGGGGTGGGAACTTCGCCACCCCCGGCCGCTGCTGGACGTGCGCCGGGTCGCGGACCGGACCGTCGGCGGCGCCTGCATGTCGGTGCTGCTGCTCTTCCTCGTCGCCTTCGGCGCCATCTACTTCGTCGCGCAGCAGTTCCAATTCGTGCTCGGTTACGGCCCGCTCGAGACCGGACTGCGCCTGCTTCCCCTCGCGGCGACGGTCTCACTCGGCGCCGCACTGAGCGGCCGGCTCGCACCCCGACTCGGTGCGCGGATCCTCGTGGGCGCGGGCATGATCGCCGCTGCGGCAGGCATCCTCACGCTGACCGTCACGGACGGCGCCTCCGGCTTCACGCCCTTCCTGATCTCGCTGCTGCTGCTGGGATTGGGCATCGGTCTGGCCACACCCCCGTCCACCGACCTGATCATGGGCGGCTTCCCCGACTCGGATCTCGGAGCCGCGGGCGGATTGAACGACACCGCAGTGGAATTCGGCGGTTCGCTGGGTATCGCCGTGCTCGGTTCGATCCTCGCGACCACCTACCACCGCGAGATCTCCGGCTTCCTCGACGGACTGCCGTTGGCGAACCTGCCGGACCCGATGGCCGATCAGGCCGCGATGGCGATCGAAGCGGCCGGCGATTCGGTGGGCGGAGCGGCGATCGTCGCGGAGGAACTCGCGGCGAACCCGTTCGCGGCGTCGTATGCACAACCGCTGCTCGACGCGTCGTCCGCAGCCTTCGCCCAGGCGATCTCGTCCGCGAGTCTCGTCGCCGGCATCGTCCTGCTGGTCGGCGCCGCAGCGGTCACCGCGCTACTCCCCCGCGGACTCCACACGCGCGCCCGCAGCGAAGCCCAGATCGGCAGCTGA
- a CDS encoding type II toxin-antitoxin system VapB family antitoxin produces the protein MIFKGVRDGKPYPDHGLSLRDWSRIPPRQVRLDEIVTTTKVLELDRLLSEDSTFYGDLFPHAVQWQGVLYLEDGLHRAVQSALRNRPVLHVRVFEYDVLIPGGVSDPGAGVRGPSPA, from the coding sequence ATGATCTTCAAGGGCGTCCGGGACGGCAAGCCGTATCCCGATCACGGACTGTCTCTGCGCGACTGGTCGAGGATTCCGCCCCGTCAGGTGCGCCTCGACGAGATCGTCACGACGACGAAGGTGCTCGAACTCGACCGGCTGTTGTCGGAGGATTCGACCTTCTACGGCGACCTGTTCCCCCACGCCGTCCAGTGGCAGGGCGTGCTGTACCTCGAGGACGGACTCCACCGTGCCGTGCAGTCCGCGCTGCGGAACCGCCCGGTGCTGCACGTACGTGTCTTCGAGTACGACGTGCTGATTCCCGGTGGCGTGTCCGACCCGGGTGCCGGGGTTCGGGGCCCGTCTCCCGCATAG
- a CDS encoding nitrite/sulfite reductase — MSSTTDVTPADESAKPARRARPAKRRAEGQWALGYREPLNANEQTKKDDNPLNVRKRIENIYAHTGFDGIDKGDLRGRFRWWGLYTQREQGYDGTYTGDENIDLLEAKYFMMRVRCDAGALNLAQLRTIAGISTEFGRDTADLSDRENVQYHWIEVENVPEIWRRLESVGLKTTEACGDCPRVVLGSPLAGESLDEIIDGTPAIDEIVRRYIGNPEYSNLPRKFKTAISGQQDVVHEINDVAFIGVEHPEHGPGFDLWVGGGLSTNPMLAQRVGAWVPLEEVADVWEGVVAIFRDYGYRRLRSKARLKFLIKDWGIEKFREVLETEYLKRPLLDGPAPAAPERPIDHVGVQKLRNGLNAVGVAPIAGRVSGTILSKVADAAERAGSDRIRFTPYQKLIVLDVADDKIEQLVTELEALGLPASPSPWRKNLMACTGIEFCKLSFVETRKRSQALVPELEERLADINAQLDVPVTININGCPNSCARSQIADIGFKGQLVDDGEGNQVEGFQVHLGGALGFDAKFGRKLRQHKVTSAELGDYIERVVRTFVKERTPGERFGEWVVRAEEADLR; from the coding sequence ATGTCGTCGACCACCGACGTCACTCCCGCCGACGAGTCGGCCAAGCCCGCGCGCCGCGCGCGTCCCGCCAAGCGTCGCGCCGAAGGCCAGTGGGCTCTCGGTTACCGGGAGCCGCTCAACGCCAACGAGCAGACGAAGAAGGACGACAACCCGCTCAACGTCCGCAAGCGTATCGAGAACATCTACGCGCACACCGGTTTCGACGGAATCGACAAGGGCGATCTGCGTGGCCGCTTCCGCTGGTGGGGTCTGTACACCCAGCGCGAGCAGGGCTACGACGGCACCTACACCGGTGACGAGAACATCGACCTGCTCGAGGCGAAGTACTTCATGATGCGGGTGCGCTGCGACGCCGGCGCCCTGAACCTGGCGCAGCTGCGCACGATCGCCGGTATCTCCACCGAGTTCGGCCGCGACACCGCCGACCTGTCCGACCGCGAGAACGTCCAGTACCACTGGATCGAGGTCGAGAACGTCCCCGAGATCTGGCGTCGCCTCGAATCGGTCGGGCTCAAGACCACCGAGGCGTGCGGCGACTGCCCTCGCGTCGTGCTCGGTTCGCCGCTCGCCGGTGAGTCCCTCGACGAGATCATCGACGGCACCCCGGCGATCGACGAGATCGTGCGCCGCTACATCGGCAACCCCGAGTACTCGAACCTGCCGCGCAAGTTCAAGACTGCGATCTCCGGCCAGCAGGATGTCGTGCACGAGATCAACGACGTCGCCTTCATCGGCGTCGAGCACCCCGAGCACGGACCCGGCTTCGACCTGTGGGTCGGTGGCGGTCTGTCCACCAATCCGATGCTCGCGCAGCGGGTCGGCGCGTGGGTGCCGCTGGAGGAGGTCGCCGATGTGTGGGAGGGCGTCGTCGCGATCTTCCGCGACTACGGCTACCGCCGGCTGCGGTCCAAGGCGCGCCTGAAGTTTCTCATCAAGGACTGGGGCATCGAGAAGTTCCGTGAGGTGCTCGAGACCGAGTACCTGAAGCGTCCGCTGCTCGACGGCCCGGCCCCGGCCGCGCCGGAGCGTCCCATCGATCACGTCGGTGTCCAGAAGCTGCGCAACGGTCTCAACGCCGTGGGTGTCGCGCCGATCGCCGGCCGGGTCTCGGGCACGATCCTGTCGAAGGTCGCCGACGCCGCCGAGCGTGCGGGTTCGGACCGGATCCGGTTCACCCCGTACCAGAAGCTGATCGTGCTCGACGTGGCCGACGACAAGATCGAGCAGCTCGTCACCGAGCTCGAGGCGCTCGGTCTGCCGGCCTCGCCGTCGCCGTGGCGCAAGAACCTCATGGCCTGCACGGGAATCGAGTTCTGCAAGCTGTCCTTCGTCGAGACGCGCAAGCGTTCGCAGGCCCTCGTGCCCGAGCTCGAGGAGCGTCTCGCCGACATCAACGCGCAGCTCGACGTCCCGGTGACGATCAACATCAACGGCTGCCCCAACTCGTGCGCGCGCTCCCAGATCGCCGACATCGGCTTCAAGGGTCAGCTCGTCGACGACGGTGAGGGCAACCAGGTCGAGGGCTTCCAGGTGCACCTCGGCGGTGCGCTGGGCTTCGACGCGAAGTTCGGGCGCAAGCTGCGCCAGCACAAGGTCACCAGCGCCGAGCTCGGCGACTACATCGAGCGGGTGGTGCGCACCTTCGTCAAGGAGCGCACGCCCGGTGAGCGCTTCGGCGAATGGGTCGTCCGGGCCGAGGAAGCCGACCTGCGATGA